In Candidatus Defluviilinea proxima, a single genomic region encodes these proteins:
- a CDS encoding BMP family ABC transporter substrate-binding protein: MVLSACGAPATEAPAAATEAPAVTEAPATEAPAAATEAPAATEAPAAGLQIPDIEEGKFNVAMVLIGPHDDGGWSQAHYEGLLYVEKNVPDTHVAYIELVPEGADSEQVFRSLARKGFDLILGTSFGYMDPMEVVAGEFPDTMFIHLTGIKSNETNFGNLMGAMEDMKYLAGMLAGARAKADGQTKLGYMATFPIPEEIRLGNAIALGMKKTCPECTMDVRWINTWHDPVIEKEAAASLFDAGAYVVFTGADTPAVADVAQEKGKYGVTYDWYGSCKVERCLTAPYWVWGPVYAKVAQATKDGTYKPGWEYFDADTGALGLFGFMEGQELQPGVADLDPAVVQEVRDILAKMQAGEFDRFDVFTGPINDNKGNVVLPEGQSLQQGDLDTFPEYGLPCSVPVCMKWWAEGITAELPQ, translated from the coding sequence ATGGTTCTTTCAGCTTGTGGAGCTCCCGCCACGGAAGCACCGGCCGCTGCTACTGAAGCCCCCGCTGTTACCGAAGCTCCTGCCACGGAAGCGCCCGCTGCCGCTACCGAAGCCCCCGCCGCTACTGAAGCTCCGGCCGCCGGATTGCAGATCCCTGACATTGAAGAAGGCAAGTTCAATGTTGCGATGGTTTTGATCGGACCCCATGATGATGGCGGTTGGTCACAGGCCCACTATGAAGGCTTGCTGTATGTTGAGAAGAATGTGCCCGATACCCATGTGGCCTATATTGAACTCGTGCCCGAAGGTGCGGACTCAGAGCAGGTATTCCGCTCATTGGCCCGCAAGGGATTTGACTTGATCCTTGGCACATCGTTCGGTTATATGGACCCGATGGAAGTTGTTGCTGGTGAATTCCCGGATACGATGTTCATTCACCTCACCGGTATCAAATCCAACGAGACCAACTTTGGTAACTTGATGGGCGCGATGGAAGATATGAAGTACCTGGCCGGTATGTTGGCTGGTGCACGCGCCAAGGCCGATGGTCAGACCAAGCTTGGTTATATGGCCACCTTCCCGATCCCGGAAGAAATTCGTCTTGGTAACGCCATTGCTTTGGGTATGAAGAAGACCTGCCCCGAATGTACGATGGATGTGCGCTGGATCAATACCTGGCACGATCCTGTGATCGAAAAGGAAGCGGCCGCCTCATTGTTTGACGCTGGTGCGTATGTCGTCTTCACTGGTGCAGATACCCCGGCTGTTGCCGATGTCGCTCAGGAAAAAGGCAAATACGGCGTGACCTATGACTGGTACGGTTCTTGCAAGGTCGAGCGCTGTCTCACCGCTCCGTATTGGGTTTGGGGTCCTGTTTACGCCAAGGTCGCGCAAGCTACCAAAGACGGCACCTATAAGCCCGGTTGGGAATATTTCGATGCCGATACCGGCGCTCTTGGCTTGTTCGGCTTCATGGAAGGACAGGAACTTCAACCTGGTGTTGCTGATCTCGATCCCGCTGTAGTTCAAGAAGTGCGTGATATTCTTGCCAAGATGCAGGCTGGTGAATTTGATCGCTTCGATGTGTTCACCGGCCCGATCAATGACAACAAGGGCAATGTGGTTCTGCCAGAAGGCCAGAGCCTCCAACAGGGTGACCTGGATACATTCCCTGAATACGGTCTGCCGTGTTCGGTTCCCGTTTGTATGAAGTGGTGGGCTGAAGGCATTACTGCTGAACTGCCACAATAA
- a CDS encoding flippase-like domain-containing protein, protein MDNASFLSRVWNFIRKPAVSLALRVVVSGLLLIYLIKLSAFKEIANAFSRIEPIYLLGIFLLYFFSVSLQVVRWQYLLRVWDVEQRFMVLFRSIMTGLFFNNFLPGSLGGDAFRLYSGRRDTGKVEAVAATIFYERILGYASLVTLGLIVLSIRFDLASDWLFWLLLGGVFFALIGVMAVSTLPAFGKWAENLVGHFRFAERLRLKDWVHSFRFKVNHPGMLAGVFLLSFIIQLADILIFRLVAASIQLPVKLTDLLLFVPLLYLAILLPLSFNGIGIRESIFVIFASTWGISSADAVAFSLTVFTLNLAGSLVGGIFYWSDRPTRKDDDMNKSGISG, encoded by the coding sequence ATGGATAACGCCTCGTTCTTGTCCCGTGTTTGGAACTTTATTAGAAAACCTGCTGTATCGCTCGCCTTGCGCGTTGTGGTCAGCGGGTTGCTTTTGATATATCTGATAAAACTATCAGCGTTTAAAGAGATCGCGAACGCTTTCAGTCGCATTGAGCCGATCTATTTGTTGGGGATCTTCCTGCTTTACTTTTTCTCTGTCAGCTTACAGGTTGTGCGCTGGCAATATCTGTTACGGGTATGGGATGTTGAGCAACGGTTCATGGTTCTCTTCCGCAGTATTATGACCGGCCTGTTCTTCAACAACTTCCTGCCCGGTAGTTTGGGTGGAGATGCGTTTCGACTTTACTCCGGCAGACGCGATACCGGTAAAGTGGAAGCAGTCGCTGCAACTATTTTTTATGAACGTATATTGGGCTACGCTTCACTCGTAACGTTGGGCCTGATCGTGCTTTCGATCCGCTTTGACTTGGCCTCAGACTGGTTGTTCTGGTTATTGCTTGGGGGCGTGTTCTTTGCATTGATCGGCGTCATGGCTGTTTCAACTTTGCCCGCATTTGGCAAGTGGGCTGAGAACTTGGTGGGGCATTTTCGCTTCGCCGAAAGACTGCGTTTGAAAGATTGGGTACATAGTTTCCGCTTCAAGGTCAATCACCCCGGTATGCTGGCAGGCGTATTTCTTTTGTCGTTCATCATACAACTCGCGGACATCCTCATTTTTCGGCTTGTGGCCGCGTCCATACAATTGCCGGTCAAGTTAACCGACCTGCTCCTTTTCGTGCCGTTACTGTATCTGGCGATCCTGTTGCCGTTGTCATTCAATGGCATCGGTATCCGTGAAAGCATATTTGTGATCTTCGCATCGACATGGGGTATCAGTTCCGCGGATGCGGTTGCGTTCTCGTTGACTGTCTTCACTTTGAACCTGGCTGGTAGCCTTGTTGGCGGGATCTTCTACTGGTCCGACCGCCCAACTCGAAAGGACGACGATATGAACAAATCCGGGATTTCGGGATAA
- a CDS encoding class I SAM-dependent methyltransferase has protein sequence MALLVKLLNFRNVQIVFRNIAKYGLIETLQLIFSDLFFDYRYKIETINTKMLDELEIDSPNKAHGRYYEGTNAYRFNRTFSKIKVDVSNTCMIDFGSGKGKLMFLAAERGIPKIIGVEFSAELVEVCKRNVASFKQRSKSKTEFTVIHMDAAEYQIPAEANLLFFSNPFDEALIEKVIENILQSIQSSPREVVVAHLFPQGNMAFANHPRFHLETETEDGFIFRLKPAS, from the coding sequence ATGGCTTTATTAGTCAAATTGTTGAACTTCAGAAATGTACAGATCGTGTTTCGGAACATCGCAAAGTATGGTTTGATCGAAACCCTTCAGCTTATTTTCTCAGACCTGTTCTTTGATTACAGATACAAAATAGAGACTATCAACACCAAGATGCTTGACGAATTGGAGATCGATTCTCCGAACAAGGCACATGGCCGTTATTATGAAGGCACAAATGCCTATCGCTTCAATAGAACCTTTTCAAAGATAAAGGTCGATGTATCCAACACTTGCATGATCGATTTTGGGAGCGGCAAAGGCAAATTGATGTTCCTGGCGGCGGAACGGGGAATCCCGAAGATCATCGGCGTTGAATTTTCGGCGGAACTGGTCGAGGTCTGCAAACGCAACGTCGCATCGTTCAAGCAACGCTCAAAAAGCAAAACGGAATTCACGGTCATTCACATGGATGCCGCCGAATACCAGATCCCTGCCGAAGCCAATCTGTTGTTCTTCTCCAATCCCTTTGATGAAGCGCTCATTGAAAAGGTCATTGAGAATATTTTACAGTCCATTCAAAGCTCTCCGCGCGAGGTCGTAGTGGCGCATCTGTTCCCACAAGGGAATATGGCCTTTGCAAACCATCCCCGTTTTCATCTTGAAACGGAAACGGAAGATGGCTTTATCTTTCGTTTGAAACCGGCTTCGTGA
- a CDS encoding GNAT family N-acetyltransferase, which produces MIDVVTIHEGLYEKYSAYVTGKPGARFGHDLEWAMTLRDTYGASIQHLVALENGNVVGVCPLFLCKPLLGGAHYLTSLFPTYFGPLYDSQQVLDAILDALIAKAATVQYAEIISPVSLPEDKRLPYLEQLDFTFRLPLNNTKEQLFKNFRRNFRRILNDPSAHDGMEIVVSSDGSLVKDFYRFYSSLYARKHGFIPHVEKLFRKIYVYYPDETVRIYMARHNGNYIGGIFTFWKYGEIYCGWSALDLSTTYSPMHFLIWQIIQDGVAQGYQWFNHGEAPREHESLQLFKQGWGMEPSDTYRYFVPGQLAKPVVRAFDRFSWTKTVISHLPAGITSTFISPLIRFVL; this is translated from the coding sequence ATGATCGATGTAGTCACTATTCATGAAGGTCTGTACGAAAAGTATTCCGCCTATGTAACCGGGAAACCCGGCGCGCGTTTTGGTCACGACCTTGAGTGGGCAATGACCTTGCGGGATACCTATGGCGCTTCCATTCAACATTTGGTCGCTTTGGAAAATGGCAACGTGGTGGGCGTGTGTCCGCTATTTTTATGTAAACCTCTTTTGGGCGGCGCGCATTATCTGACCAGTCTGTTCCCCACTTATTTTGGCCCCCTATATGATTCGCAACAAGTACTGGACGCGATTTTGGATGCTCTGATCGCCAAGGCGGCCACTGTGCAATATGCCGAGATCATCTCGCCCGTCTCCCTGCCTGAAGATAAACGCCTGCCGTATTTGGAACAACTCGATTTCACCTTCCGCCTTCCCTTGAACAACACAAAGGAGCAATTGTTCAAGAACTTCCGTCGTAACTTTAGACGTATCCTCAATGACCCAAGCGCACATGATGGTATGGAGATCGTCGTAAGTTCTGATGGCAGTCTGGTGAAAGACTTCTACAGGTTTTACTCAAGCCTCTATGCGCGCAAGCACGGATTTATCCCGCACGTCGAGAAGCTCTTCCGTAAGATTTACGTGTACTACCCTGACGAAACCGTTCGGATCTATATGGCCCGTCATAACGGCAACTATATTGGCGGTATCTTTACCTTCTGGAAATATGGTGAGATCTATTGCGGTTGGTCTGCCTTGGATCTAAGCACTACCTATTCGCCCATGCACTTTTTGATATGGCAGATCATACAGGATGGAGTTGCGCAGGGGTATCAGTGGTTCAATCACGGAGAAGCGCCCAGAGAGCATGAAAGTTTGCAGTTGTTCAAGCAAGGTTGGGGCATGGAGCCGAGTGATACGTATCGCTACTTTGTTCCCGGTCAACTCGCCAAACCGGTCGTCCGCGCCTTTGACCGCTTCTCATGGACAAAGACTGTCATTTCCCACTTGCCTGCCGGTATAACCAGCACTTTTATCTCACCGCTTATTCGATTTGTTTTGTAG
- a CDS encoding GNAT family N-acetyltransferase has translation MPEVRVRTLERMQTSAWSEALASSATFTALDAWSDLVEETYGYSIHRFEAVQGDNVQGLLVLTHVRHPILGKYLSTSPFGSYGGFAYTSIEARDALMNEARKLSDELGVEYCVLRFQSDEEAPAPWLQHPIYSTYLINLPSNPEDLWKRFVSKDRWKMKQALTKGFQIQFGQLDLLDDTYKVMSQSMHELGSPYHSKAYLRRMAEKLGDQLEFAIVRDEKGVLVGAAVVIYDRGVASNLHANILRDFRTSYAGEFLYWSLLERYCKKGIQVCDMGRSLNGSGNEVYKMKWKPDKVPLAYWYYMPKGGQIPELNQKSAEFQFAIRLWKFLPSFLVRALGPALIRGIV, from the coding sequence ATGCCTGAGGTGCGAGTCCGCACATTGGAGCGGATGCAGACCTCAGCTTGGAGCGAAGCGTTGGCATCATCCGCCACATTTACTGCGCTCGATGCATGGTCTGATCTTGTTGAAGAAACGTATGGGTATTCCATCCATCGTTTTGAAGCAGTGCAGGGTGACAATGTTCAAGGGTTATTGGTGTTGACGCATGTTCGCCATCCCATTTTGGGAAAGTATCTTTCCACTTCGCCGTTCGGTAGCTATGGCGGCTTTGCATATACTTCTATTGAAGCACGCGATGCCTTGATGAATGAAGCGCGCAAATTGTCGGATGAACTGGGTGTTGAGTATTGCGTGCTTCGTTTTCAAAGTGACGAAGAAGCGCCTGCTCCCTGGCTTCAGCATCCCATCTACTCTACCTATTTGATCAACCTGCCGAGCAACCCAGAGGATCTTTGGAAACGGTTTGTTTCTAAAGATCGATGGAAAATGAAACAGGCATTGACCAAGGGTTTTCAAATCCAATTTGGCCAGCTTGATCTTTTGGACGACACCTATAAAGTGATGTCCCAGAGTATGCACGAACTTGGCTCGCCATACCATTCAAAAGCTTACTTGCGAAGGATGGCAGAGAAACTTGGCGATCAATTGGAGTTTGCAATTGTCCGCGATGAAAAGGGAGTGTTGGTTGGTGCGGCTGTGGTCATCTATGATAGGGGAGTGGCATCGAACCTGCATGCCAACATTCTGCGCGATTTTCGCACCAGCTATGCGGGTGAATTTTTGTATTGGTCTCTGCTGGAACGATATTGCAAAAAGGGGATACAAGTATGTGACATGGGCCGCAGTTTGAATGGCTCTGGTAACGAAGTGTATAAGATGAAATGGAAGCCGGACAAGGTGCCTCTCGCGTATTGGTATTACATGCCGAAAGGGGGGCAGATCCCGGAGTTGAACCAGAAAAGTGCGGAGTTCCAGTTTGCCATCCGCTTGTGGAAGTTCCTTCCTTCGTTCCTTGTGCGTGCGTTGGGCCCTGCGCTGATCCGTGGGATCGTATAA
- a CDS encoding polysaccharide deacetylase family protein: protein MSTTPRVLLSIDYEPWFALFRRYDSITDPTQRRNLDDGFTLHALNPILEQLGDAKASIYLVGEVGEWYPEVPQRIVSAGHELGLHCHVHRSLKNMDELVQDVKASSAWRKQYNVRGYRAPMIGISEAAYPMLAENGFVYSSSIYAPAGVFLQKANVWEIPVSTVRLFGKNEDYTAPRDFKFKLLFSGEFPYGSSFSIGLMEKQVLKLIERDLKHGLSPSLFLHPYELASIPASARITRDLILHPQLLPFLRNKSGFLKTILRNFPVSPLGTYLDETLSSRGVSNA from the coding sequence ATGTCAACCACACCCCGTGTGCTTCTCAGCATAGATTACGAACCCTGGTTCGCCCTTTTCCGCCGTTACGATAGCATCACTGACCCGACCCAACGCCGCAACCTCGACGATGGCTTTACATTGCATGCATTGAATCCCATTCTTGAACAATTGGGAGATGCAAAGGCCAGTATCTATCTTGTAGGGGAGGTGGGAGAGTGGTATCCCGAAGTACCGCAAAGGATCGTCTCTGCCGGGCATGAACTTGGTTTGCATTGCCATGTCCATCGTTCGCTCAAGAATATGGATGAACTCGTGCAGGATGTGAAAGCCTCCTCTGCGTGGCGTAAACAATATAATGTGCGCGGCTATCGTGCTCCCATGATCGGCATTAGCGAAGCGGCTTACCCCATGCTTGCTGAAAATGGTTTTGTATACAGCAGTTCCATTTATGCACCTGCGGGTGTCTTCTTACAAAAGGCGAATGTTTGGGAGATCCCCGTCAGCACTGTGCGTTTGTTTGGCAAGAACGAGGATTACACTGCGCCGCGTGATTTCAAATTCAAATTGCTGTTCAGTGGTGAATTCCCATACGGATCGAGTTTCAGTATCGGATTGATGGAGAAGCAAGTTCTCAAACTCATCGAGCGGGATTTGAAACATGGACTGAGTCCCTCGCTCTTTTTGCATCCCTACGAATTGGCGAGTATTCCTGCCTCCGCCCGCATCACACGGGACCTGATCCTGCATCCACAACTTTTGCCTTTTCTCCGCAACAAGTCTGGGTTCCTCAAAACCATCCTGCGAAACTTCCCTGTCTCTCCGCTGGGAACGTATCTCGATGAGACCTTATCCTCGCGAGGCGTGTCCAATGCCTGA
- the arcC gene encoding carbamate kinase, producing MTNKLAVIAIGGNSLIKDEKHKTVEDQYLAAKESTYHIADMIEQGWDVAIGHGNGPQVGFILRRSEIAAKAEGMHEIPLDVCGADSQGAIGYALQQNLQNELYQRGIKKKVVTVITQVLVDQKDPAFQKPSKPIGSFMDADEAKRRQEEQGWSVVEDAGRGWRRVVPSPLPGEIVELETVETLLERGIITITVGGGGIPVIDPGDGNYKGVAAVIDKDYASSLLAQKIKAELFVISTAVEKVALNFGKPDEKWLDKITLAEAKAYLAEGTHFAKGSMAPKIQAIIWYLENGGKQALITNPENIGRALKGETGTWIVK from the coding sequence ATGACTAATAAGCTTGCAGTAATCGCCATTGGCGGCAACTCACTGATCAAGGACGAGAAACATAAGACCGTCGAAGATCAATATCTGGCCGCTAAAGAGAGCACATATCACATTGCCGACATGATCGAACAAGGCTGGGATGTGGCGATCGGCCATGGGAACGGTCCGCAGGTTGGGTTTATTCTGAGACGTTCCGAGATCGCCGCAAAAGCGGAAGGGATGCACGAGATCCCGCTCGATGTTTGTGGCGCGGATAGTCAGGGTGCCATTGGGTACGCTTTACAGCAAAACCTACAGAACGAACTGTATCAGCGCGGCATCAAGAAAAAAGTAGTGACTGTCATCACTCAGGTACTGGTGGATCAGAAGGACCCTGCTTTCCAAAAACCGTCCAAGCCCATTGGCAGTTTTATGGATGCAGACGAGGCCAAACGCCGTCAGGAGGAGCAGGGATGGTCAGTTGTCGAGGATGCAGGCCGCGGGTGGAGAAGAGTCGTCCCGTCGCCGTTGCCCGGTGAGATCGTTGAGTTGGAAACTGTCGAAACATTGCTCGAGCGTGGCATCATCACCATCACGGTGGGCGGTGGCGGTATTCCTGTCATTGACCCTGGTGACGGTAACTATAAGGGTGTTGCGGCAGTCATTGATAAGGACTATGCCTCAAGCCTGCTCGCGCAAAAAATAAAAGCCGAGTTGTTTGTCATCTCGACCGCTGTGGAAAAGGTCGCGCTCAACTTTGGCAAGCCTGATGAAAAGTGGCTCGATAAGATCACACTCGCTGAAGCCAAAGCATATCTTGCCGAAGGCACACATTTTGCTAAAGGTTCGATGGCACCCAAGATCCAAGCCATTATCTGGTATCTGGAGAATGGTGGCAAACAGGCGCTCATTACCAATCCTGAAAATATCGGCCGCGCACTTAAAGGCGAAACCGGTACGTGGATCGTGAAGTAG
- a CDS encoding ornithine carbamoyltransferase, protein MQTNFRGRDFIGDLDFTKEEVETVLEVAWDLKRKRALGEPHPYLRDKVLAMLFFFSSTRTRGSFEAGMAQLGGHGAFIDSDTTQISHGDTPIEIGEIYGRYFDGIAIRHCDYGDGNKYLNDVARSSRAPVLNMQCDIYHPFQCLADLMTIMEKKGKDLRKKKIVVSWAYAASYLKPISVPQSLILQMPRFGMDVTLAYPPEFPLMPDIVEQAKEQAKIAGTNFEIIDSKDGMTEACKDADVIYAKSWGPLLTTTDKAEGKKLQDMYKNWIMDDTKLKVAKEGAIYMHPLPADRDVEVTSKVLDGPQSVVFDEAENRLHAQKAVMALTMS, encoded by the coding sequence ATGCAAACAAATTTTCGTGGACGTGACTTTATTGGTGACCTGGATTTCACCAAAGAGGAAGTCGAAACTGTTCTGGAGGTAGCCTGGGATTTGAAGCGCAAGCGCGCCCTCGGTGAACCGCATCCGTACCTGCGTGATAAGGTGCTGGCGATGTTGTTCTTCTTCTCCTCCACCCGCACACGCGGATCGTTCGAAGCAGGCATGGCCCAACTCGGTGGTCATGGCGCATTTATTGATAGCGATACCACTCAGATCTCACACGGTGACACGCCGATTGAGATCGGCGAGATCTATGGCCGCTATTTTGATGGCATCGCCATCCGTCACTGTGACTATGGCGACGGCAACAAATATCTGAACGATGTCGCCAGATCCAGCCGCGCGCCGGTCTTGAACATGCAATGTGATATCTATCATCCTTTCCAGTGCCTCGCAGATTTGATGACCATCATGGAGAAGAAGGGTAAAGACCTCCGCAAGAAGAAGATCGTTGTCTCGTGGGCGTATGCCGCTTCCTATCTCAAACCGATCTCTGTTCCGCAATCACTCATTCTTCAAATGCCTCGCTTTGGCATGGATGTGACTCTTGCCTACCCGCCCGAATTCCCATTGATGCCCGATATCGTTGAACAGGCAAAGGAACAGGCCAAGATCGCAGGCACGAACTTTGAGATCATCGATAGCAAAGACGGCATGACCGAAGCCTGCAAAGATGCCGACGTGATCTATGCCAAGTCCTGGGGTCCGTTGTTGACAACGACCGATAAGGCCGAAGGCAAGAAACTTCAGGATATGTACAAGAACTGGATCATGGACGATACGAAACTCAAGGTTGCCAAAGAAGGCGCCATTTACATGCATCCCCTCCCTGCTGACCGTGATGTCGAAGTGACCAGCAAGGTATTGGACGGCCCGCAATCCGTTGTGTTCGATGAAGCCGAGAACCGCCTCCACGCGCAGAAAGCTGTGATGGCGTTGACGATGAGTTAG
- a CDS encoding four helix bundle protein, whose protein sequence is MATIKNFEELTSWQKARELAGYVYELTRRDKFSRDFGLRDQIQRVASSVMHNIAEGFESGSDPEFVRFLKIAHRSAGEVQSQLYLALDVDYITEEERLKAYELATEVKPLINGMMTYLRKSD, encoded by the coding sequence ATGGCGACCATTAAGAACTTTGAAGAGTTAACGTCATGGCAAAAGGCAAGAGAATTAGCAGGTTATGTATATGAGTTAACCCGTCGAGATAAATTCTCTCGAGACTTTGGTTTACGAGACCAAATTCAACGTGTGGCAAGTTCTGTAATGCATAATATCGCTGAAGGCTTTGAATCAGGCTCTGACCCCGAATTTGTTCGGTTCTTGAAAATAGCCCATCGCTCTGCAGGAGAAGTGCAGTCACAACTTTACCTGGCTTTGGATGTTGACTATATAACGGAAGAAGAACGTCTAAAGGCTTATGAACTTGCGACAGAGGTGAAGCCCCTTATTAATGGGATGATGACCTACCTGAGAAAATCAGACTAG
- a CDS encoding phosphoglycerate mutase family protein gives MKTIEIRRHSIRSKPGEHLNQSGVTLARLVGENLGPFDRVITSTLPRAFETAIAMGFAVSEQNELMSSYGNAVEYEAPWPLSFAGYAEAVSKNGAAAHYANQLVAIYTKLANYLADGRAALVINHGGVAELGAVACLPKADHMSWGSHLEPCEGIRLFWEDGKFVDGEILRLSM, from the coding sequence AAAACCATCGAGATCCGCCGCCATTCCATCCGTTCTAAACCTGGTGAGCATCTGAATCAATCAGGTGTGACCCTTGCGCGTTTGGTGGGGGAGAACCTTGGCCCATTCGACCGCGTGATCACATCCACGTTACCGCGTGCCTTCGAAACCGCCATTGCGATGGGCTTTGCTGTGAGCGAACAAAATGAATTGATGAGTTCCTACGGTAATGCTGTGGAATATGAAGCGCCGTGGCCTTTATCGTTTGCAGGATATGCAGAAGCTGTGAGTAAGAACGGAGCCGCCGCACATTACGCGAATCAATTGGTTGCGATCTATACCAAACTCGCCAACTACCTTGCCGATGGTCGCGCTGCGTTGGTGATCAATCATGGCGGTGTAGCAGAGTTGGGTGCAGTGGCCTGTTTACCAAAAGCCGACCATATGTCATGGGGCTCACACCTCGAACCTTGCGAAGGCATCCGTCTGTTTTGGGAAGATGGCAAGTTTGTGGATGGAGAGATATTGAGGTTGTCTATGTAG